A region of Solanum dulcamara chromosome 7, daSolDulc1.2, whole genome shotgun sequence DNA encodes the following proteins:
- the LOC129893879 gene encoding 21 kDa protein-like: MAATKFLFLAALFLSLSYLSGAAGAAASSNSFIKSSCKSTTFPDVCVASLSGYAEAIKNNKLQLVKTALSVSLDKAESTKGFVSKLLKFKGLKPREYAAIKDCVEETNDSVDRLSRSVSELKGMDHIHGKADFQWHMSNVETWVSAAITDENTCTDGFAGQALNGKIKASIRSHISNLAQVTSNALSLINQYAANH; encoded by the coding sequence atggCCGCAACAAAATTCTTGTTTCTTGCAGCACTTTTCCTCTCTCTCTCCTACCTCTCCGGCGCGGCGGGAGCTGCCGCATCCTCCAACAGTTTCATAAAGAGCTCTTGCAAATCAACTACTTTTCCCGATGTGTGTGTCGCTTCCCTTTCCGGCTACGCAGAAGCCATTAAAAACAACAAATTGCAGCTGGTGAAAACGGCTTTGTCTGTGAGCCTAGATAAAGCCGAATCGACAAAGGGATTCGTGAGCAAGCTGTTGAAATTCAAGGGATTGAAGCCGAGAGAGTATGCAGCTATCAAGGATTGCGTAGAGGAGACGAATGATAGTGTAGATCGGCTTAGTAGATCTGTGAGTGAGCTGAAAGGTATGGATCATATCCATGGGAAAGCCGACTTCCAGTGGCATATGAGTAACGTGGAGACATGGGTAAGTGCTGCTATCACCGACGAGAACACTTGCACTGATGGATTTGCTGGCCAGGCTTTGAATGGTAAGATTAAGGCTTCGATTAGAAGTCACATATCTAATCTAGCCCAGGTTACTAGCAATGCACTGTCCTTAATCAACCAATATGCTGCAAACCATTGA